The Silene latifolia isolate original U9 population chromosome Y, ASM4854445v1, whole genome shotgun sequence sequence CGTCAGGACCAATGAATCTCCTAAGTCTTAACTGTCGGGGCCTGGGCAACCCCGACACGGTGAATGCCCTGCGTACTTTGGTACGTATGGAAGCCCCGACCATAATGTTTTTATGCGAGACAAAACTTTGTGGTCGTGATATGCGGAGGGTGAGAGAGAAATTGGAGGGATATCATGGGATTGAGGTGGATAGTATGGGACGGTCGGGGGGTCTTGCATTCTTATGGAAAAAGGAGGTGGATTGTAGGTTTGTATTGGCGTCGGTTTATCATATGGATTTCCATATACGGGAGGGGGAAAAAGAGTGGCGAATCACGGGTTTCTATGGTTGGCCTGCTGTTTCAGACCGTCATCTCTCGTGGGAGCTTCTACGTCTTCTTCATGGTCAATCTTACTTACCTTGGGTATGCGTGGGGGATTTTAATGAGATTCTGTTATCTACTGAaatgaaggggggggggggggggagccGGGCACAATGGCAAATGAACAATTTCCAAGCGGCAGTTGACGAATGTGAGCTGAGAGACGTACCGTGGGAGGGATATGCCTTCACATTTGATAATGGGCAAGCTGGCACAGATAACCGTCAATGCCGACTAGACCGGGCTCTTTGTTCTCATTCTTGGCAGGATCTTTTCCCGTATGCGAAGCTGTTTAATCTTGATCGAGAATGGTCGGACCATGCACCACTCAAACTGGTTTTCGACAGACGCGAAATTGGCGGTAAAGCGAGAACTCGGTTCCgttttgaacaaatttgggtggGGGAGGAGGGGTGTAAGGAGGCTGTAATCCGTGGGGTTGAGCGGGGTAATGGGGATTTGGTGGAGACTTTGCGTGGTTGTGCTCGGGAATTACAAGCCTGGAAGAAAATCAGCATTGGAAAGATTAATCGGTCCTTAGAAGTTAACGTAAACAATTGGCCTGGTTGAATGAAGGTGACCGCATGGAGGAGACTGTGAAGCGAAGGAGGAAATTAAGAGCGGAAATAGCTAGTCTTTATAAGCAGGAAGAACATTATTGGAGACAGCGTTCACGGGCCCTATGGTTACGAGATGGGGATCGGAATACGAAATTCTTTCATAATAAGCAGGAAGAACTTTATTGGTATGTTGATCGATGACGAGGGGCGAGAACGGGCTGGACAAGAGGAGGTTTCACAAGTTGCTACTTCGTATTTTCAGGATTTATTTTCGTCAGCCGAACCCACTGATTTTGATGAGGTGCTACTCGGTCTTGAGGGGCGGGTTACAGCTGATATGAACCGGGGTTTGCGTGCGGAATATAGCGAAGGAGAGATCGTGGAGGCCCTTAACCAAATGCATCCTTTGAAAGCACCCGCTCCCGACGGTATGAATGACCTATTCTATCAATCTTATTGGCAGTTTATTGGTCCTAACGTGGTGGCCATGGTCCTCGGCATTTTGCGTGGGGAAATATCCCCGAGTGGTTTGAACAAGACTAATATTATTCTAATCCCGAAGAAGAAGGCGTCTGACCAAATCCGCGATTTTAGACCGATAAGTTTGTGCAATGTGGCGTATAAGCTGGTATCCAAAGTTCTTGCTAACCGCCTGAAAGTATTCCTGGGGGAGATTATATCAGAAAATCAAAGCGCCTTTACTCCGGGCCGATTGATTTCTGATAATATTCTGATTGCGTTTGAATTATTTTATCACATGAAGAATAGTAGACAGAGAGAGGGACACATGGCGATCAAGCTTGATATGGCCAAGGCTTATGATAGAGTGGAGTGGGTTTTTTTGCGCCGAGTGTTGTGCACCATGGGTTTTGACCGGGGGTGGATTGAACGGGTTATGGGGTGTGTATCGACGGTGACGTTCTCAGTTCTCATTAATGCTTACCCATCTGAAGAATTTCATCTGGCTAGGGGATTGCGTCAAGGGGATCCTCTGTCTCCGTATTTATTCCTGTTATGCGCTGAAGCTTTGTCTAATATGATCAGGAGGGTTGTGGAGGATAATGCGCTGCGTGGGATCCGTATTGCTAGTTCGGCCCCTACCATCTCTCATCTACTTTTTGCGGATGATAGCATATTTTTTACACGAGCTACGGTGGAGGATGCTTCAGTATTAAACGATATTTTGCGAAAGTATGAGCGAGCTTCGGGCCAACTAGTGAGTCTAGACAAGACCACGATATCTTTTAGCCGTGGGGTTGATAGGGGGAGGCGTGATCTTATAGCGACGAGGCTGGGTGTGGTACAAGTCGATGAGCAAGCTCGGTATTTGGGCTTACCTACGGTGATTGGTGGTTCTAAAAAAGTTATAACGGATATTATCCGGGACAAACTTTGCAAACGTTTACAAGGGTGGCGCGGGAAGATGTTGTCTAGGGCTGGTAAGGAGATTCTCCTAAAGGCTGTGGCCAATTCTCTCCCTACCTACGTGATGAGTGTGTTCAAAATTCCCGTAAACTTTTGTGATGAGTTGCGATCGATTATTGCCCGTTTCTGGTGGGGACATGATGAGAACAAAAGGGGTATCCATTGGGTTGCTTGGAGGAAATTGGCTCGGCCTAAGTGTGTTGGAGGAATGAGATTCCGAGACTTTCAGCAGTTTAACCTCGCTTTACTTGGTAAACAGGCTTGGCGGCTTATAACTAACCCGGATAGCCTTTGGACCCGTATGATAAAGGCTAAGTAGTTCCCGGCTGGGGATTTTATGACAGCTGAGCTTGGACACAATCCTAGCTATACGTGGCGGAGTATTTTCGAGTCATGAGTAGTTATGGAAAAGGGACTTCGACGGCGAGTTGGGGATGGGAGGGACACGAATGTTTGGGGTCACGCGTGGATTCCAAGCTCACACACGGGATGGGTTATTTCGCCATGTGGTCCCGGGAATGAGGTGATGAAGGTCGCGGATTTATTGATGCCAAATGGGTACGAGTGGGATGAGGGGAAGTTGACCCATTTCTTTTTGGAGTTTGAGCGAGAACGTATATGAGATATCCGGATTAGCCCAAATAGACCGCGAGATATCGGGTATTGGGGGATGGAACGTGACGGGTTGTATACGGTGCGGAGTGCGTATAAGATGTTGGCTGGGGAAATAGGGGACTTGACGGATAGTTCGGATGGGAATAGGTTGAAGCGGCTCTGGAATCGACTTTGGAGTTTTTCGATTTGGCCTCGCGTGAAGCTCTTCTTTTGGCAGCTGTGTAGCGAAGCATTAGCTACGAGGGCAAACATTGTGGCGCGAATCGGAGGCGAGTCTTCTTTCTGTCCTTTTTGTCAGTTTTCTATTGAATGAAGTCTACATTTATTCCGGGATTGTGGGGTGGCTCGATGGGTATGGGATGGGTTGGGGATCGAGGTGGTCACGGAGAAACAAGGGGGCGATGTCAAGGAGTGGGTGGAAGCTTGCTGGCAAGAGTTGTGTGTGATGGAGAGTGTTAAGCTAATGGTTGGGTGTTGGGCTATTTGGGAACACCGAAACAAAGTCATCTTCGACAATGTTGAGGTGGAACCAAAGCTGGTGATTAGGAGGGCTAGGGATGTTATTTTGGAGGGCGTGGGGGATAGCGAGGGAGTGGGAGTGAGGGATGTAGTAGAGAGGCcgagagagagggagagggagaATGGTGGGTGGAAGGTACCAAGACACGGCTTTGTCAAGATAAATGTTGATGCTGGGGTGAAGGAAGGCGAAGGGGTGCATACAGGAGTGGTGTGTCGGGACTGTAATGGGGACGTGATGTGGGGCGTGGCTGTTGGTAGAGAACAACATTGGGAGGTTTCCATGGCGGAAGCGTATGCCGTGTTGGATGGGATGGAGGAGGTTGTGAGGCGAGGGATACAACACGTTGAAGTAAAGAGTGATTGCTTGCAAGTCATTTAAGCTCTTAATGAACGAAAGACGGGACGGAGTGGATTCGCTTTGATCATCGAAGACATCCTCGAGTGTAGTTCCAAGTTTCAGTCGGTCATTTGGCTACATGTATCTCGTACTAATAATTGTGTAGCTCATTGTTTCCCTCGTGTTATGGGTAAAGTTGTATGGGATGATGGTTTACCATCGTCTGCAAACTCTGCTGTTCGTTTTGACAAATTATTAATTGAGTAAGGCCCTCGGGCTgttgatttcaaaaaaaaaaaaaaaaaaaaaaactagaaaaGTTTTGCTCATTATTACTCCAAACTAGAGGTGTTTTCGGGACGGGTCGGGCTGGCCAGGGGGAGGGCTGAGATCTTCTGGTCAGGCCCTGACCAGGCCGTGAGTGAGGAGGGCCAGGCCGTGGGAGATATAACCCAGGCCACGCCCGTGTTCTGTTTGAGGCGGGTTTTGGGCTGGCCGAGCCTTaccaattttttctttttttttttttgctaaaatggttGGCTGGGCTGGAAATTTAGGACCCGTGCCTGCTAAATTGTGTAAAATAACGGGTCATGGGCGGGACGGGGCGGGTCAGGCCGTGCTGATGGCTAGCTCTACTCTTTACATGCGTGTTCTATAATTTTATTCTACACTATTTAttgtttacctttttcttttgttaaAACATAGTTAATCTTTCATTTTAAtgttaaaacgggttaaatatcattttattttAACATTTAAGACAAATCTTATAAGAGATGATGAGAGATGGAAATTGAGGGAAGGTATGATTCATTTAGTAGAGATGGTTTTATAAGAATAGAAGAGCTTcataatttatattttatttgCGCAAGTTTTAGCATAATATTGGTTTTATTAAAAgtaaaaattattttaaatgaAATTCATTGTATGCTACTTCCAATACACAATTTCAAGCTAATGACTTTAACCAATTCATAACCACGAATTCAAGATACATGGTCTCTAACTATATTAAGGATTTCCTGTCCCATTTGATGTCGTCCCACTCCATACGTATTCTGACACATCAACTAATTATACTATATATTGCATATTTTATTCTTGCATCAAGTGATGTGTCAGAAGATAAATGGGGTGGGACACAGAATGGGACACAATAATGAGACAGAGGATCCCTACTGCTCTAACTAATGTTAGTGAGAGGCGGTTTCTTATTAATGTTAGTGGAAGACCTTTCTCATAATAGGtagttatcatttttattttattttgtttttatcttttatctttttaattattttttattgTATCTATTGGTTCTCTCATTAACTAGACTACATCCTCTTGAAAATCAATTCATTTTAAACAGCAATCGCATGCTAAGCATTTCGAAATTGTTTAGATATTACCCGGGCAACGACCAGGCATGAAATCTAGTAATGTAAGTAAAATAAGATTAACACAAAGATTTATACAtggaaaaacccttgaatgggaaaataCCCCGGGCATCAAGCCAGGAGAAGATTACACTATGATTTTGGTTTTGTTCCACTTAATTATGATGAGTACAATTAATTAGGGATATTATAGAATACAGTAGTAAGTGTTGTGTCCCTTGTTAGcttcttctcttctatttatatccTCCATGCTGCTCTAATGGGTATCCCCTTAAGCTTTGGTGATCATTGCTAAATTCTAGGCCACGTTCCGAAATTGTAGTTGATCTCTTCTCGTTCTAATTGTCTCTTTCACTACGCCAAATATGAGCATTAACAACGAACAAAACGCAATGGTTTATTGCATATAATACGGTATTAAGAGTACCGTTGTCAAAATTTGGCGTAAACCTAGGCGCGAAACTTATTCATCATTTTTACTACGGTTGTTAGAAGAACCGTTGTAAAAAGTGTGACAAACGAAAACGGTTATTGGAAGAACCGTTGTAAATGACAAAAGACAACGATTATGCAAGAACTGTTGTTAAAAGTGCGACAAAAGACAACGGTTATGCTAGAACCGTTGTAAAAAGTGTGACAATAGACAACGGTTATTGCAATAACCGTTGTAAAAAGTGTGACAAAAGACAACCGTTATGCAAAACCGTTGTAAATGATAAAAGACCACGGTTATTCAAGAACCATTGTTAAAAGTGTGAAAAAAGAAAATGGTTATTAGAAGAACCGTTGTAATATTTCACCCTCTTATATATATACGCTTATTAAAACCCCTTCAACTCAATTATTCCTAATATCTCTTAGACACAAACCCTCTTCCTCGCAACCACTCTCTCTTGCCGCCGCCATTACCAGGTAAATTTTACATCATAAACCATTGCCTCTTTTCCCTGGACCTTGCTCTTTTATAAACTATTATTGATGTGTACCATTTATTTGCAATAAATTTTGTTCTTTAAGGTTTAATTGGGTGAATCAGTATAACTTTGTTTAGGAAGTGGTAACAACCACTACAAGGTATATTTAATTTATAAGTAAGCGCATactggtatatatatatatatatatatatatatatatatatatatatatatatatatatatatatatgcaaatatGGAATATATGAAACTCTTGTTTGTTATTGTTGTCACTCCCTTCGTGACAACATGTTTATTATCCATATGTAAGGTTACAAGTTTTTTTTGTTGCATTTCCGAAGGTATGTGTTATCATGTTGGTTTCTACTACTAGTAAGTGTAAGGCTAAGTTATAGTGATTTGGTATTCGAATATATGTGTTATCATAATAATTTAGTACCTTTGGTGGGAAATGCTGGAATTTTGGTGTTATTGAGTTGAATTATTGTtgattgcttatttaattttattcACCATAGTAGCATAATATTACCTTTCTTTTTTAGGAGATTACTATAGCTAAAGAATCGAAAGAGAGCAGAACTTCTACAAATTCACCCAAAATTCTACTTGAACTATTAATAACTTATTTTTATTTACTATTTAGTTATCGCTTTTTCGTAAATATGTGTCTGCCTTATAATGTATATATTTCTCATAAAGTAATAGAGATGCATCAATTATTGTTAATTTGTTATCTTTTAATCATTCTTAAGTATTACACTTCCTAAGATAGAGTTTAGAGCTGTATAATCATAAGTATAGTGCATTTGAGTATCTTAAGCATACTGCATTTGAGTAAGGGTTTATATATGTTATTAATACTCtattatttgtattgtcatttctatagtattttattaagaaAACTACCAATACCTCTTCGGGGCAACAAATACGCAAATGGGCTGATGTTCGGCGCAGAGCTCGATAAGGTGAAAAACTTTTACTAATGTAAGGAATCGGAGTAAGTATTTATAtgataatgaaatacaaaacTAGATAGGTATGTAATAGTGTACCATTTTAATCAATAAGATGTTATGTGAAAGTAAGTGTATAGAGACCTGCGTATGCATTGATACCGTCGccaggtaaaaaaaataaaatacctagttacactaacagaagctagcagtaagtagggtggatctccacagggaggtggtcactatctacttgtcaaattCGGTCTGTCGAAAGTcacagtgggggttttgattgttttgactaaactaacaagattaaggcaagagaaatagagataagagaaattaagcagagggaaaggaaactaggatgtcggttcatcaatgaacgtcaattaattgcagttaaggtcacagattagtcgatgtgtcggtctaaggggcaatgaatatctccttccggtctcaattcgccctaaaatattattagcttagcttccgccctcactaaagcattctatcgttcactgcgggtctcaccccttccaaccttccgttctaggtcaaggcttaccaaggttaaaaaggctaattgcatctaTTCAATCAccaagatacaattaaagcagcgattaacaacatagacaaaaacaacaacgacaatctgcAAACTAATTACCAACTAACATTAATtcattgactcccctaatcctagcagggagaaaTTATCTAGACATGATAAAGGGAAGAACAAaaataaagggaagagaaataaacattaaataaaaagagagaaaagagaaaagagaggaaCGCAGTTTACAGAGAAAGAGTAGAGTACAGTCTCCAGGAACGAAGTCCAAGAACTGTTTTTGGTCCCCTAAATGTGTTTGTCGTCgtcctatttatagaggagacgattcttattaaacctaatagcgaaataaaacaaaaatcccgagcccaatagcaattccactcgatcgagcaaaactgagctcaaaccactcgatcgaccagtaatagtactcgatcgagtaaacctctaAAAGCAACTattcgatcgaccaaggaaagtgttcgatcgaggtcttcaaccatccaaagtcattcgatcgatcaaataagcattcgatcgagtgaaatatgacTCCAGCAGCTACTTGTTCGTTATTTCaactttgacttgtctttttagctcccgaaatggtttcacgcatcccgagacagCTCTATTTCCACTCCAAATTCActtttcctccaaatgcatgcaaaacggacggtaaaaggcttgatttcactactttctggtccattcctacaaataaggcaaagaaaaccaacgtagcatattcggggcatttcgtagcataaaactacgataatagcatagaaatacgtgcataaaaaagcctaaaaggactatataaaatgcacgtatcaaatcaccccaaaccaaacctttactcgtcctcgagtaaactaaatgcaaactaatggaatgaaaaggataactcagagctagctacaaattgtccacttaaaccaatttaatgcaagcaaactaacacttataacaaaacagtcaagtgcaaacgagttataagatgtctataataaagctgaaccgtcgaccttgcaagacctttaataatggattctcacgggtcactcttctctcatgaagcaaagggtaagcatatgaatgtaagagagaaagaaataaagtcgctcacctaaactacgacccacataaacatgcatgcaactaatatgatagacaattctagctaccgtacacacattccaaccaaacaaggtccgtcacagccgagggcttacaaaaatatggcaaagtgaggcaatgggtaagaaaaggcaaaacatttatgggaatgtggaggtataagcggccaagctagtacctaaacaaaaccatataacaacatccattctTACTTAGTTAGAGAATTAAGCACAtgcgcccttcatttggcacaaaaattcaccaaaccaaactgaaaatactcctcaataaatgtaaataaagcataggagaaAAAACCGATCTcttcaaacaacatctttttctttcttttttttttctattttttttcacggtttccttttctttttttttttgttcgaattttttttttttttttttttttttcctttttcacgttttttccttctttttttcttcataaattaccaactccaaatcagtggatacaagccaaactcggcACAATGAAACATGTACCgtaaaaacatacactaaactagcttgacaaggtaggctaaatttggaatgtagctaagggtcaacatgcaaatttggctaatgtggagttaaatgggtaaaaatgaaagaaaagggaatgtaagcaccttcctgcatgtgacaccaaccactaacccgaatgtatgtaggcaaaaagtaattcaatttcatatacgtgcaaattga is a genomic window containing:
- the LOC141631420 gene encoding uncharacterized protein LOC141631420 encodes the protein MERDGLYTVRSAYKMLAGEIGDLTDSSDGNSLHLFRDCGVARWVWDGLGIEVVTEKQGGDVKEWVEACWQELCVMESVKLMVGCWAIWEHRNKVIFDNVEVEPKLVIRRARDVILEGVGDSEGVGVRDVVERPRERERENGGWKVPRHGFVKINVDAGVKEGEGVHTGVVCRDCNGDVMWGVAVGREQHWEVSMAEAYAVLDGMEEVVRRGIQHVEVKSDCLQVI
- the LOC141631419 gene encoding uncharacterized protein LOC141631419, whose protein sequence is MNNFQAAVDECELRDVPWEGYAFTFDNGQAGTDNRQCRLDRALCSHSWQDLFPYAKLFNLDREWSDHAPLKLVFDRREIGGKARTRFRFEQIWVGEEGCKEAVIRGVERGNGDLVETLRGCARELQAWKKISIGKINRSLEVNVNNWPG